The Paenibacillus uliginis N3/975 genome has a window encoding:
- a CDS encoding lipase family protein, whose translation MSSSAYDDLEKDQELEELPGWKVLEDTESKAFSGFDAVTFVNHETNQAVIAFRGTEGDAELSRSGPDFLNDIDIGLGEINRKTEIKLPWDEQVTKFEDAVGITQLNNWMGEASKEVDKFFQFPGTNQLYQAEDYAKEMQSKYEHLNFTLTGHSLGGANAQYASAYTGMNAVTFSAPSVVGSLTPDARRKAEEGHFDSQIINFAHPGDIIASGEFGGYEGHVGSTYYIDSNYKDANDGVGIKEKAYNTLDGPNYHHLDRYNFKDGYISNPVFDGKTGEPVDSPRIPSSFNLFDEVKDMISGVGSALTAFQKMSLAAGASVSAAAGSASAGTIQVTPAELRSVAERWKLNAQQCHAELEGIRQSLSRYMYSSHSRRLQPIVQQLDTSIVSMSQSHLQHTNEILHYINHKADLFEQTDNS comes from the coding sequence ATGTCCAGCTCAGCCTATGATGATCTAGAAAAGGATCAAGAACTTGAAGAACTTCCAGGATGGAAGGTATTAGAAGATACTGAAAGCAAAGCATTTTCCGGATTTGATGCGGTTACTTTCGTAAATCATGAAACAAATCAGGCAGTAATAGCTTTTAGAGGAACAGAAGGAGACGCAGAGCTTAGTCGCTCCGGGCCTGATTTTTTAAACGATATCGATATCGGTCTTGGTGAAATAAACAGAAAGACAGAAATTAAGCTTCCTTGGGATGAACAGGTTACTAAATTTGAAGATGCCGTAGGTATAACCCAACTTAATAACTGGATGGGCGAAGCTTCAAAAGAAGTAGATAAATTCTTCCAGTTCCCAGGAACAAATCAGCTCTATCAAGCCGAGGATTACGCTAAAGAAATGCAGAGCAAATACGAGCACCTTAACTTCACCTTGACCGGCCACTCTTTGGGAGGAGCAAATGCTCAATATGCATCGGCCTATACAGGAATGAATGCCGTTACCTTCAGTGCACCTTCGGTTGTGGGTAGTCTGACCCCAGACGCTAGAAGAAAAGCGGAAGAGGGTCATTTTGACTCCCAGATTATCAATTTCGCTCATCCCGGAGACATTATTGCTAGTGGTGAATTTGGCGGTTATGAAGGCCATGTAGGTTCGACCTATTATATTGACTCCAACTATAAAGATGCTAACGATGGTGTCGGTATTAAAGAAAAAGCCTACAACACCTTGGACGGACCCAACTATCATCATCTTGATCGCTACAACTTTAAAGATGGATATATTTCCAATCCAGTATTTGATGGAAAAACTGGCGAACCCGTGGATTCACCACGAATCCCTTCTTCCTTCAACCTCTTCGATGAGGTGAAGGATATGATTAGCGGAGTTGGAAGTGCATTGACTGCTTTTCAAAAAATGTCTCTTGCCGCTGGAGCATCTGTATCCGCAGCTGCAGGATCAGCATCCGCAGGAACAATCCAGGTTACGCCAGCAGAGCTTCGTAGTGTCGCAGAACGGTGGAAGTTAAATGCCCAGCAGTGTCACGCTGAATTGGAAGGAATCCGGCAGAGTCTCTCCAGATATATGTATTCTAGCCATAGCCGCCGTCTGCAGCCGATCGTTCAGCAACTTGATACCTCTATTGTCTCCATGAGTCAGTCGCATCTCCAGCATACGAATGAGATATTACACTATATCAATCATAAAGCAGACTTGTTCGAACAGACAGACAATAGCTGA
- a CDS encoding DUF2062 domain-containing protein: MRTLKYYFLSLLRMKNSDHQIAIGFSSGFFPCWYPTFGIDILIAMAFSRMVRGNMAAAVIAASIGQLLWPLLFFINYKIGVLVSHLFSSTTPIKLQDVIHIPVPDRKYSVLADYFSKLGDMGLNFLIGSIVNSLVSSVVVYFIFRLLLCYYRKPLLLKIKRTSKRKRAQVEQIKDEEAS, from the coding sequence TTGAGAACACTTAAATATTACTTTTTATCGCTGCTTCGTATGAAAAACAGCGACCATCAAATTGCTATCGGTTTTTCTTCCGGTTTTTTTCCTTGCTGGTACCCTACCTTTGGGATCGATATATTAATTGCCATGGCATTTAGCCGGATGGTTCGGGGCAATATGGCAGCCGCTGTAATTGCCGCATCCATCGGCCAATTGCTCTGGCCTCTGCTTTTTTTCATTAATTATAAAATCGGAGTCCTGGTCAGCCATCTCTTCTCTTCTACGACACCTATCAAACTCCAAGATGTAATCCATATACCTGTTCCGGATAGAAAGTATTCCGTCCTAGCCGATTATTTTAGCAAACTCGGCGATATGGGCTTAAACTTCCTAATCGGATCTATTGTAAATAGTCTTGTATCCTCTGTCGTAGTTTATTTTATATTCCGTCTGTTATTGTGTTACTACCGTAAACCCCTACTCTTAAAGATAAAAAGAACATCCAAAAGGAAACGTGCCCAAGTAGAGCAAATTAAAGATGAAGAAGCCTCGTGA
- a CDS encoding PadR family transcriptional regulator, which produces MIESLHNSDLVRGNIDTFILRVLKDGDNYGYQIIKEISLRGNNRFELKEPTLYSSLRRLEKQGFITSYWGEETQGGRRKYYTLTAEGQDRFTQNWEEWKAAREIIDVLIGYGKEQ; this is translated from the coding sequence ATGATTGAGTCATTACATAACAGCGACCTGGTTCGCGGTAATATTGATACGTTTATATTGAGGGTGTTAAAAGACGGAGATAATTACGGTTACCAGATTATTAAGGAAATATCTTTACGCGGCAACAATCGCTTTGAGCTGAAGGAGCCCACCTTGTATTCAAGTCTAAGAAGATTGGAGAAGCAGGGTTTCATTACTTCCTATTGGGGAGAAGAGACGCAAGGAGGACGGCGCAAATATTATACGTTAACGGCGGAGGGGCAGGACAGATTCACTCAGAATTGGGAAGAGTGGAAGGCAGCGAGGGAAATTATTGACGTCCTGATTGGTTATGGAAAGGAGCAGTAA
- a CDS encoding permease prefix domain 1-containing protein, which translates to MMTSRNDLEIFVDRLFANHRKTRAVLDLRNEVLSNLEAKVTDYMDNGMEYQHAVCLAIEDIEAIDNLIDDNQKIYINHFRYDMTQNVLLYTLIAWILTIPLRLMPMGMMANNLLILLIVLSGIFFFLSRSKKDEQRTAMINTVRVKRLSRVVWIIWGIYAAVITAYTLMTRFGSDLWFGRSIRIDGPYAFYVIVLEIVIPLITVIIPLLFHKADRLIQKYEVSE; encoded by the coding sequence ATGATGACAAGCAGAAATGATTTAGAAATTTTTGTTGACCGTTTATTTGCGAATCATAGAAAGACCAGAGCCGTATTAGATCTCCGAAACGAAGTTCTTAGTAATTTGGAGGCTAAAGTAACGGATTATATGGACAACGGAATGGAGTATCAGCATGCTGTTTGTCTCGCCATAGAGGATATTGAAGCGATTGATAATTTAATTGATGACAACCAGAAGATATATATTAACCATTTCCGGTATGACATGACGCAGAATGTGCTCTTATACACGTTGATTGCCTGGATTCTAACCATTCCGCTACGGCTTATGCCGATGGGCATGATGGCTAATAACTTGCTTATTTTACTGATCGTACTATCAGGGATATTCTTCTTTCTGTCCCGCAGTAAAAAGGATGAGCAACGGACGGCTATGATCAATACGGTGAGAGTAAAGAGATTGAGTCGTGTAGTGTGGATTATTTGGGGAATATATGCTGCCGTAATTACGGCTTATACGCTGATGACTCGATTTGGCAGTGATTTATGGTTCGGACGAAGTATCCGGATTGATGGCCCTTATGCTTTTTACGTTATCGTATTGGAGATTGTCATCCCACTGATCACTGTAATCATCCCACTGCTGTTTCACAAGGCGGACCGACTTATTCAAAAGTATGAGGTGAGTGAATGA
- a CDS encoding DUF4825 domain-containing protein: MMSKKNIWILILLIIGIGGIIAIEGYAKPKAREQAAQYEAEQKSPYTHDISRSLKFRSKYMGNAGNIINLNNSLPYSDMNNTFQLYPDELTAELKYKVLSAELETAKLQEMLLYVATANFVMIDNLQALRLTFEDAVFTIQRKTVEEWYGGEGSLVLLQNKQNWRELVQDKMKDREFTQKFNDQLVKREAVQ, from the coding sequence ATGATGAGTAAGAAAAACATATGGATTCTTATTCTGCTCATTATTGGAATCGGAGGCATCATTGCCATTGAAGGGTATGCCAAGCCGAAAGCAAGAGAGCAGGCAGCACAGTATGAAGCGGAACAAAAAAGTCCTTATACTCACGATATATCGCGCTCTTTGAAGTTTAGAAGCAAATACATGGGTAACGCCGGGAATATTATTAATCTCAACAACTCTCTCCCGTATAGCGATATGAACAACACATTCCAGCTGTATCCTGATGAATTGACTGCGGAATTGAAATATAAAGTTTTATCGGCTGAGCTTGAAACTGCGAAGCTACAGGAAATGCTCTTATATGTTGCTACTGCGAATTTTGTAATGATTGATAACTTGCAGGCACTGCGCTTGACGTTCGAAGATGCCGTCTTTACGATTCAGAGAAAGACAGTCGAGGAATGGTATGGTGGAGAGGGAAGTCTGGTTTTATTGCAAAATAAACAGAACTGGCGTGAGCTCGTTCAAGACAAAATGAAGGATCGAGAGTTCACTCAAAAGTTTAATGATCAATTGGTGAAACGCGAAGCAGTTCAATAA
- a CDS encoding MFS transporter — MKATTSLRAFNFLYFALLAIFIPFLPVYLAEQGLNPAQIGFIVGSGGIITIFAQPLWGMISDRTKTVRKVLLLLLICSSIIGYLLYASSSYSILIIFAMLLYFFLMPIDPLTESLNFRVSEAAGISYGSIRTYGALGYGVMALCSGYFMSYMGAHSLAYLFAGIGLISFIIIIGMPDAPVTGKPVSLSSLKKFLSNKETLLFLVLVFISSVPARMNDTFLGVYIKELGGSPELVGQAWFIAAGSEIAIFALSFWWLRKGKELIIITIAGAFYFLRFFISAWVTDPYVLAYLQVLQLFTFPIFYSAAIQYLYRIVPEEWRATGQTVLALLFFGVSGIIASYAGGAIYNAFGGQTLYLSVSVMSFIGMLFGVALTLKYGRSVRAGGTTQ; from the coding sequence ATGAAAGCAACCACATCATTACGAGCATTCAACTTCTTATACTTTGCACTGCTGGCGATTTTCATTCCCTTTCTACCCGTATATCTAGCTGAGCAAGGATTGAACCCAGCGCAAATTGGATTTATCGTAGGCAGCGGCGGTATTATAACGATATTTGCCCAGCCATTATGGGGGATGATCAGTGACCGGACCAAAACGGTCCGGAAGGTTCTCCTTCTACTGCTTATTTGCTCCAGCATAATCGGATACTTGCTATATGCATCAAGCAGCTATTCCATACTCATTATATTCGCCATGCTGTTATATTTTTTCCTGATGCCGATTGATCCCTTAACAGAAAGTTTGAACTTTCGCGTATCGGAGGCTGCCGGAATCAGCTACGGCTCCATTCGTACATATGGTGCACTCGGCTATGGCGTCATGGCGCTATGTTCTGGCTATTTCATGTCCTATATGGGTGCCCACAGTCTTGCCTATCTGTTCGCTGGAATCGGACTTATCAGCTTTATCATCATTATAGGAATGCCCGATGCTCCGGTAACAGGAAAGCCGGTTTCTCTTAGCAGTCTGAAAAAATTTCTGAGCAACAAAGAGACCTTGCTGTTCCTCGTGCTTGTCTTCATCAGCTCCGTTCCTGCACGAATGAATGACACGTTCCTCGGTGTTTATATCAAGGAGCTGGGAGGAAGTCCAGAGCTAGTCGGGCAAGCCTGGTTTATCGCTGCTGGGAGCGAAATTGCGATTTTTGCCCTAAGCTTCTGGTGGCTTCGGAAAGGAAAAGAACTTATCATCATTACGATAGCTGGTGCCTTTTATTTTCTGCGGTTTTTCATATCGGCATGGGTTACAGATCCTTATGTACTCGCCTACCTGCAGGTTCTGCAGCTGTTCACTTTTCCAATCTTCTACTCGGCCGCAATCCAGTATCTGTACCGGATCGTTCCCGAGGAGTGGCGTGCAACAGGCCAGACCGTTCTGGCTCTCCTGTTCTTTGGGGTTTCTGGCATCATTGCATCGTATGCAGGAGGAGCTATCTATAACGCCTTTGGCGGACAAACGCTGTACTTATCCGTCTCCGTCATGTCGTTTATCGGTATGCTATTCGGTGTGGCACTCACCCTCAAGTATGGCCGCAGTGTAAGAGCGGGCGGGACAACACAATAG
- the fabV gene encoding enoyl-ACP reductase FabV has product MIIKPRTRGFICTTAHPEGCARQVLEQVEYIKSKPEIKGPRNVLVIGASTGYGLSARIAAAFGAHANTVGVYRPSQATEKRTASAGWYNSAAFEKAAREANLKSFSVTGDAFSDETKQRVIELIRSELGHVDLVVYSVASARRTNPKTGEAVNSVLKPIGATYTNKTVNFHTGEVSEITIEPATEQEVRDTVEVMGGEDWEMWIHQLREAGVLTDNVKTIAYSYIGSDITQAVYRDGSIGQAKDHLEATAQKLNEELSDGGGRAFVSVSKALVTQSSSAIPVVPLYVSALYKVMKEKGLHEGCIEQTYRLFTERLYSGQETPVDGKGRIRIDDWELRPDVQEEVIKLWDQVSSENIHELTDLEGYRREFFQLFGFETEGVDYDADVNPVVDIPEAR; this is encoded by the coding sequence ATGATTATTAAACCTAGAACACGCGGTTTTATTTGTACGACCGCCCATCCGGAAGGCTGCGCTCGTCAGGTGCTGGAGCAGGTGGAGTATATTAAGTCCAAACCTGAGATTAAAGGTCCTCGCAATGTTCTCGTCATTGGTGCTTCAACGGGGTACGGTCTTTCAGCGCGTATCGCTGCGGCATTTGGGGCGCACGCCAACACGGTTGGGGTGTATCGTCCGAGCCAGGCAACCGAGAAGAGAACAGCATCAGCCGGATGGTACAATTCAGCTGCGTTTGAGAAAGCGGCGAGGGAAGCCAACCTTAAATCATTCAGTGTAACCGGAGACGCGTTCTCCGATGAGACAAAACAAAGAGTGATCGAGCTGATCCGAAGTGAACTGGGTCATGTGGATCTGGTCGTGTACAGTGTGGCATCGGCTCGACGCACAAATCCGAAGACTGGAGAAGCTGTAAACTCTGTTCTTAAACCTATTGGAGCGACGTATACGAACAAAACGGTCAATTTCCATACTGGGGAAGTAAGTGAAATAACGATCGAGCCGGCAACGGAGCAGGAAGTTCGTGACACGGTTGAGGTTATGGGAGGCGAGGATTGGGAAATGTGGATCCATCAGCTTCGCGAAGCTGGTGTGTTGACAGATAACGTCAAAACGATTGCATACTCCTATATCGGATCGGATATCACACAAGCCGTTTACCGGGATGGCTCAATCGGACAGGCGAAGGATCATCTGGAGGCGACAGCTCAGAAATTGAATGAGGAGCTCTCAGACGGTGGAGGCCGAGCATTCGTATCAGTCAGCAAAGCACTGGTAACGCAGTCCAGTTCAGCGATTCCTGTTGTTCCTCTCTATGTGTCTGCCCTTTATAAGGTCATGAAAGAGAAAGGGCTTCATGAAGGCTGCATCGAACAGACCTACCGGTTGTTTACAGAGCGTTTGTACTCCGGTCAAGAAACCCCGGTCGATGGGAAGGGCCGCATCCGTATTGATGACTGGGAGCTCCGCCCGGATGTGCAGGAAGAAGTGATCAAGTTGTGGGACCAGGTGAGCAGCGAGAACATTCATGAGCTTACGGATCTTGAAGGATACCGTCGCGAGTTCTTCCAGTTGTTTGGTTTTGAAACCGAAGGCGTGGATTATGACGCGGATGTGAATCCGGTTGTGGACATACCTGAAGCACGATAA
- a CDS encoding ROK family transcriptional regulator — translation MKKHDQDFMRQQNKITVYELIKNDSPISRASIAKKTGMSPTTVSRIVGELTNQGYVAEFEQISSGLGRKATMLGLKGNSVLSVGVEIDKHRISLGVVDVNGAVMVSKVHHRIPEESVEMTLSTIVRMLQETVESEGLDSSRIAGIGVGLPGIVDNENGQVVFSVQLGWRNVDIAQRLKALTGYEVAVDNELKVKALAEHVRGAAAGSKRTALLGFGTGVGSALIIEGEIYRGESNSAGEIGHTTIDPNGAMCECGKAGCLQTYIITSALLLEANKIRKVDTLEELFEARRSKEMWAVQLIERALTYIAITVNNVLCVYNPDIVILSGELIENFPEIRQEIEDLCFNRFVWEPLRDSFSLQYTALGEDGVMIGSALLAQTRFFSLE, via the coding sequence ATGAAAAAGCACGACCAGGATTTTATGAGACAGCAAAACAAAATAACCGTCTATGAGTTGATTAAGAACGACAGTCCGATATCCAGAGCCTCCATAGCAAAGAAGACAGGAATGAGCCCGACAACAGTCAGCCGGATCGTTGGAGAACTGACGAATCAAGGATATGTTGCGGAATTTGAGCAGATATCTTCTGGACTAGGACGTAAAGCAACAATGCTAGGACTGAAGGGAAATTCTGTTTTGTCCGTTGGAGTGGAGATCGATAAGCACCGGATCAGTCTTGGTGTTGTGGATGTAAATGGCGCCGTAATGGTCTCCAAAGTTCATCACCGGATACCCGAAGAGAGTGTAGAGATGACGCTCTCCACTATTGTCCGTATGCTGCAGGAGACAGTAGAGTCGGAAGGTCTTGATTCCTCCCGTATCGCCGGGATTGGGGTAGGTCTTCCCGGAATCGTTGATAACGAGAATGGCCAAGTGGTTTTCTCTGTACAATTGGGTTGGAGAAACGTTGATATCGCACAACGATTGAAAGCGTTAACAGGATATGAGGTGGCGGTAGATAACGAGCTTAAGGTAAAGGCGCTTGCCGAGCATGTTCGTGGCGCTGCCGCGGGTTCTAAGCGGACAGCTTTGCTTGGTTTCGGAACAGGTGTGGGTTCGGCTCTTATTATTGAGGGCGAGATTTACCGGGGGGAATCCAATAGTGCCGGTGAAATCGGGCATACGACCATTGATCCGAACGGTGCGATGTGTGAATGCGGCAAAGCAGGTTGTCTGCAGACGTATATCATTACAAGCGCGTTGCTGCTTGAAGCGAACAAGATCCGCAAGGTGGATACATTGGAGGAGCTCTTTGAAGCCCGGCGGTCCAAAGAGATGTGGGCTGTACAACTGATCGAGCGTGCACTCACTTATATCGCGATTACTGTGAACAATGTGCTCTGTGTATATAATCCCGACATTGTTATTTTGAGCGGTGAGTTGATCGAGAATTTTCCGGAGATTCGACAGGAGATTGAGGATTTGTGCTTTAACCGATTTGTGTGGGAGCCGCTGCGCGATTCATTCAGCCTGCAATACACTGCCCTTGGAGAAGACGGTGTTATGATCGGTTCCGCTTTGCTGGCTCAGACGCGTTTTTTTTCATTGGAATAG
- a CDS encoding asparaginase produces MTGFTALVEEYRGGLLENVHYGAISVVDETGGVLYSTGDPEHVTFLRSAAKPFQAIPVIKRRIDEKHGLTGEEAALFAASHRGEAFHIDALESILRKTGIQEEELHCCPTYPLNEDAKSQRLRGNEEKRRVFHNCSGKHAGLIALSKHMGWDSQTYYRLEHPVQQEIIETLALFTGVSQEQIGLGVDGCGLPIFAVPLKSIALAYLKLVCPDLIPNEETRLAAERISKLMNNHPNMIADTQFVCSTLLKDSNLTAKGGAKGVYGIGLHKERIGISLKVSDGSEQVWPSIIASILRFIGYSNQHTIDSLYELIPNQIVNDNGLVVGERKAIFSLQG; encoded by the coding sequence ATGACTGGATTTACTGCTTTGGTTGAGGAATATCGGGGCGGGTTGCTGGAAAATGTGCATTACGGGGCAATTAGTGTTGTGGATGAGACAGGGGGAGTGCTTTACAGCACAGGGGATCCTGAGCATGTGACATTTCTCCGCTCTGCCGCTAAACCGTTTCAGGCTATACCGGTAATAAAGCGTCGTATAGATGAGAAGCACGGACTAACTGGGGAAGAAGCCGCGCTATTTGCAGCCTCACATCGGGGTGAAGCCTTTCACATCGACGCCCTGGAATCCATTTTGCGTAAAACAGGCATTCAGGAAGAAGAATTGCACTGCTGCCCGACTTATCCGTTGAATGAAGATGCTAAGTCTCAACGACTGCGTGGGAACGAAGAGAAGCGCCGAGTATTTCATAACTGCTCCGGTAAGCATGCAGGATTGATCGCCCTTAGCAAACATATGGGTTGGGATTCTCAGACATATTACAGACTGGAGCATCCTGTTCAGCAGGAAATCATTGAAACGCTTGCTCTGTTTACCGGGGTTTCGCAAGAGCAGATTGGTCTGGGAGTGGATGGCTGCGGGCTTCCGATTTTTGCGGTACCGTTAAAATCGATTGCTTTAGCATATCTGAAGCTGGTTTGCCCTGATCTGATCCCGAATGAGGAGACACGCCTTGCGGCAGAGCGGATATCCAAGCTGATGAATAATCATCCGAACATGATTGCAGATACCCAATTTGTTTGTTCCACACTATTAAAAGATTCAAATTTGACAGCTAAAGGCGGCGCAAAAGGTGTTTATGGAATTGGACTTCATAAAGAACGAATTGGAATATCGCTGAAGGTATCCGACGGATCGGAGCAGGTATGGCCGAGTATCATTGCATCTATCCTGAGGTTTATTGGATATAGCAACCAGCATACGATCGACAGTTTATATGAGTTGATTCCGAACCAAATCGTAAATGACAACGGTCTGGTAGTCGGTGAGCGCAAGGCGATATTCTCGTTACAAGGTTAA
- a CDS encoding leucyl aminopeptidase family protein, producing the protein MHIKLIADRKTDVQIYPLYQKEEFIYPIRDAYRKAGHTVWFLSRSEEDRDILVVGLGERNRLDLETVRRAGGLSARKIQKEGLVSACLVRKADPGCCSFSSVTSSEWIQAWLEGWLLGLYEFNKYRTSFPLPVEVTLQIHPGDWPEMTENELQQVIRTAKIRAAGTVFARDLVNETPDYLHPDRMVEWIKARFKDIPVKVTVYRGEQLAERQMNGLLKVGAGSVYPPAMIELRYEGDASLPLISLVGKGITFDMGGMNVKSGKDISDARMDMGGAAAVAGAMDILASQRAKVNVVALIAVAENVPDAHAMLPSSIVTFPNGITVQAANTDAEGRLVLADALLHAAALGAVEAIDIATLTGNVGAALGLGIAGIWGDEAMTQRLVSIGDRNGERLWPMPLIDEYESELHSDYADLSNIGSSSLAGAITAALFIRRFVTKPMKWVHIDMAGTVQYKGDAGYSASGATGYGARLLADYVLSQHCTGTLYENGKEVLL; encoded by the coding sequence ATGCATATTAAGTTGATTGCAGACCGAAAAACGGATGTTCAGATATACCCGTTATATCAGAAAGAAGAGTTTATTTACCCGATCCGCGATGCATACCGGAAAGCAGGCCATACGGTTTGGTTTCTCAGCCGCAGTGAGGAAGATAGAGATATCCTCGTTGTCGGTTTGGGTGAGCGTAACAGGCTGGATCTGGAAACCGTACGGCGGGCGGGAGGTTTGTCCGCACGAAAGATTCAGAAGGAAGGATTGGTGTCGGCTTGTCTCGTTCGAAAGGCAGATCCCGGATGCTGTTCATTCAGTTCAGTGACATCATCCGAGTGGATTCAAGCTTGGTTGGAAGGCTGGTTGCTCGGGCTATACGAATTTAATAAATACCGAACCTCATTCCCACTGCCTGTGGAGGTAACCCTGCAAATTCATCCGGGAGACTGGCCGGAGATGACAGAGAACGAACTACAGCAGGTCATAAGAACGGCTAAAATCCGGGCGGCCGGGACTGTGTTTGCGAGGGACCTCGTGAATGAAACACCTGATTATTTGCATCCGGACCGGATGGTTGAGTGGATAAAAGCTCGTTTTAAGGATATACCCGTAAAGGTCACGGTTTATAGAGGTGAGCAATTAGCGGAACGTCAAATGAACGGCCTTCTCAAAGTGGGGGCAGGGAGCGTTTACCCACCTGCCATGATCGAGCTCCGGTATGAAGGGGATGCGTCACTGCCGCTTATAAGTCTTGTCGGCAAAGGAATCACATTTGATATGGGCGGCATGAATGTAAAGAGCGGTAAAGATATAAGTGATGCGCGAATGGATATGGGAGGTGCAGCGGCAGTTGCTGGTGCAATGGATATTCTTGCTTCACAACGTGCCAAGGTCAATGTGGTGGCGCTGATTGCAGTCGCCGAAAATGTGCCGGATGCCCATGCTATGCTACCTTCTTCAATCGTTACATTCCCGAATGGTATAACGGTTCAGGCAGCTAATACAGATGCAGAAGGAAGGCTGGTGCTTGCGGATGCACTGCTACACGCCGCAGCACTTGGAGCGGTTGAAGCCATTGATATTGCGACGCTTACGGGCAACGTAGGCGCAGCGCTGGGACTGGGTATTGCAGGTATATGGGGTGATGAGGCCATGACACAACGCCTAGTTTCCATCGGTGATCGAAATGGGGAGAGATTGTGGCCGATGCCGCTTATAGATGAATATGAGTCGGAGCTGCATAGCGATTATGCGGATCTTAGTAATATTGGTTCCTCATCACTGGCCGGGGCGATTACCGCAGCACTCTTTATACGCAGGTTCGTCACCAAGCCTATGAAGTGGGTTCATATCGACATGGCTGGAACCGTACAGTATAAAGGGGATGCGGGCTATTCAGCATCAGGTGCTACCGGCTATGGTGCACGTTTGCTTGCCGACTATGTCTTATCGCAGCATTGTACGGGTACACTTTACGAGAATGGTAAGGAGGTATTGTTATGA
- a CDS encoding copper homeostasis protein CutC: protein MILEVIATTLQDALIAEECGADRIELITAVTEGGLTPSIGLIERVTERVNIPVNVMIRPHSRSFIMDDEDLETMLADITRIKTTRAAGIVMGPLTLEGTIDVPALEKLLAEAGSLDVTYHRAFDEALDQLAAYEVLSGYSQISRILTSGGPSPAPESVPQLQRLVERSQEGGPRILAGYGLTPEGILSFIEETGVKEVHFGSSIREGRRGLGLIDGPLLRSLADKLHQIN, encoded by the coding sequence ATGATATTGGAAGTAATCGCGACTACGCTTCAGGATGCTTTGATTGCAGAAGAGTGCGGTGCGGATCGAATTGAACTAATTACAGCGGTAACGGAAGGGGGATTAACCCCCAGCATAGGATTAATCGAGCGTGTAACTGAAAGAGTTAATATTCCGGTTAATGTGATGATTCGTCCTCACAGCCGGTCATTTATTATGGATGACGAGGATTTGGAAACGATGCTGGCAGATATAACTCGAATTAAGACTACCAGAGCGGCAGGGATTGTTATGGGGCCTTTGACATTGGAGGGTACGATTGATGTGCCGGCGCTGGAAAAGTTATTGGCTGAGGCGGGATCTCTGGATGTTACCTATCACCGGGCTTTTGACGAAGCATTGGATCAACTAGCGGCGTATGAGGTGCTTAGCGGCTATTCGCAAATTTCCCGTATCTTGACTTCTGGTGGTCCTTCGCCTGCACCAGAGTCGGTTCCACAACTACAGCGGCTTGTAGAGCGTTCACAGGAAGGCGGGCCTCGAATTCTTGCTGGTTACGGTTTGACGCCGGAAGGGATCCTATCCTTTATTGAAGAAACGGGTGTGAAGGAGGTTCATTTCGGCTCTTCGATTCGGGAAGGACGCCGGGGTCTTGGATTGATTGATGGACCCCTTCTTCGGTCTTTAGCAGATAAACTGCATCAAATAAACTAA